A single region of the Salvia miltiorrhiza cultivar Shanhuang (shh) chromosome 8, IMPLAD_Smil_shh, whole genome shotgun sequence genome encodes:
- the LOC130998106 gene encoding UPF0481 protein At3g47200-like: protein MGQPHSLLGGSSVASYVQAIRSNQQTAKDFYAEKIELDAGELVKMLLLDAIFIIQFLREYNKEPGVQESKGDPIFGFEHVKSHILRDLMLFENQIPMFIVRDLFQLSNRDNLKFRDLVWPLFQHRRDVPEVLPDAPHLLGLVHAGKFCSSVQQLSRRNYKYREMENILSATELREAGIVFKKNPENKDPSLLDITFENKTIYITKLEMTDETESWLRNMIAYEFYLPRNKRKCISDYAFFLKCLMSSSKDAELLRRCGVISNCLGGDARVYEVIDRLVTNVFISEDFLYSDAFDSINNYSKRKRNRWLAVLRRHHFNNPWTAISLVAAAVLLSVGIVQMVFALLSFYGD from the exons atgggccaacctcacagCCTACTTGGAGGCTCCAGTGTTGCTAGCTATGTGCAGGCCATAAGGAGCAACCAACAAACTGCAAAAGATTTCTACGCAGAAAAGATTGAGCTCGATGCTGGCGAGTTGGTCAAAATGCTGCTTCTCGATGCCATCTTCATCATTCAGTTCTTGCGCGAGTACAACAAGGAGCCAGGGGTACAGGAGAGCAAGGGCGATCCCATCTTCGGATTCGAACATGTTAAGAGCCATATTCTTCGTGATCTAATGCTGTTCGAGAATCAAATCCCTATGTTCATTGTTAGAGACCTCTTCCAACTGTCTAATCGTGATAACCTAAAGTTCAGAGATCTGGTCTGGCCATTGTTCCAACATAGACGTGATGTGCCAGAGGTATTGCCCGATGCTCCTCATCTCCTTGGCCTAGTTCATGCTGGCAAGTTTTGCTCCTCTGTTCAACAACTCTCGCGTAGAAATTATAAATATCGTGAGATGGAGAACATACTCTCTGCCACGGAGCTGAGAGAAGCCGGTATAGTCTTCAAGAAGAACCCTGAGAATAAAGATCCTAGTTTGTTGGACATCACATTCGAGAACAAGACCATTTACATTACTAAGTTAGAAATGACAGATGAAACGGAGTCGTGGCTCAGAAACATGATTGCATATGAATTCTATCTCCCAAGAAATAAGCGCAAGTGCATTAGTGACTACGCGTTCTTCCTGAAGTGCCTGATGAGCAGCTCCAAGGATGCAGAGCTGCTGCGACGCTGTGGGGTGATCAGCAACTGTTTAGGTGGGGATGCTAGAGTTTATGAGGTGATAGACAGATTGGTGACTAATGTGTTTATTTCTGAGGATTTTTTGTATTCGGATGCTTTTGATAGCATAAATAATTACAGTAAGCGAAAGAGGAACAGGTGGCTGGCGGTGTTGAGGCGGCACCACTTCAATAATCCATGGACTGCCATTTCCTTGGTTGCAGCTGCTGTTTTGCTCTCAGTTGGTATAGTGCAGATGGTGTTTGCTCTTCTCTCCTTTT ACGGCGATTAG
- the LOC131001275 gene encoding uncharacterized protein LOC131001275 has product MESKFCGQTDADSPSSTQSNQNCGVKSLRNISVQTGEEFLDEFLKDRVASRRVPVANDVVHNHHVTSLHDTRKKDTESCPDYVDFSSGEGYGVDVNSKYYVNGSNAYYRELQANGQHHRKLSENFDRGGPSVPLGYSSESPHSNQSSSKGSGFTDSSFTGKLKFLCSFGGKILPRPNDGKLRYVGGDTRIVSLGKNATYLELLKKTMAIFKYHHTIKYQLPGEDLDALISVASDEDLHHMLEEYHELEKTSQRLRLFLVASGDLERPYSSEGRTVQQGDADCPYVVAVNGMVDSSPHRSYSRESLESQWANNVDSPTLQMDSPTPFRHLENQNGAGSLNSTWTLSGPSSQVLSTLQVPSTTYVAQSPLSLVQFTDPNASYMKGYEDVHSSYAYTNTFPYVMESPANDNPRCFDASVYYHNQLVDTSPVMESSNQNSHMAQAQAHATPLVVSHFRMPSKDFQPPSPYGPRFADAGIGFSNVPPHSENLVPSQDKLCFSPVTGVNTNSYWIEANRTPGPQLTNEEGPSVPLEQEMEKISWAFAAEKLPSLEMSVSSLQEVEEQKAHEKDQVTRNEYQVFHESVNLNKDFIEWGEDTITPVKNDSLDQDRENYAAEKNYALSDEFLEHSKNLPQIICRPDSQLSLHVPKSELQMNGSKNSSSSFSSAEYPADFWKELSGNCQISKNEPEFLIKSQKGPHATDCNTAFFGSNVLRLVSTKGNNQSQCVNPVLLLDNSSVGLCLTEHLNFPETTADHALVGEVSCQKEIVKNSNEKPMKSSHGRTKKEIPNISSLEGLDIRNGTFVNPQYPYNCHKPGRPQDPVKVEDVADSLQHGIPSSSTNAILRPDEHSEAAESPEDTPGTESHLSESNDYDVEVDEETTKESLSEAAIIEMEASIYGLQIIRNTDLEDLQELGSGTFGTVFHGKWRGTDVAIKRIKKSCFAGRSSEQEKLAKDFWREAKILSTLHHPNIVAFYGVVPDGPGGTLATVTEYLVNGSLRHVLLRKDRVLDQRRKVIIALDAAFGMEYLHLKNIVHFDLKCDNLLVNLGDPHRPVCKVGDFGLSRIKRNTLVSGGVRGTLPWMAPELLNGNSSRVSEKVDVFSFGIALWEILTGEEPYVNMHCGAIIGGIVSDSLRPPVPERCDPEWRKLMEQCWSHEPEARPPFSEITKRLQGMSKAILPKRANRVKR; this is encoded by the exons ATGGAGAGTAAGTTCTGCGGACAGACTGATGCTGATTCGCCCAGCTCGACACAAAGTAATCAAAACTGCGGAGTTAAAAGCCTGCGTAACATCTCTGTGCAAACAGGGGAGGAATTTTTAGATGAATTTTTGAAGGACCGCGTTGCATCTAGAAGAGTGCCTGTTGCAAATGATGTTGTACACAATCACCATGTTACAAGTCTTCATGATACTAGGAAAAAAGATACCGAGAGTTGTCCAGATTATGTAGATTTTTCTTCTGGTGAGGGATATGGAGTTGATGTGAATTCTAAGTATTATGTGAACGGATCAAATGCATATTACAGGGAATTGCAGGCTAATGGGCAGCACCATAGAAAGCTATCTGAGAATTTCGATAGAGGTGGTCCATCTGTTCCACTTGGCTACTCATCAGAGTCCCCTCATTCAAATCAGAGTTCTAGTAAAGGATCAGGATTTACAGACAGTTCATTTACAGGAAAATTAAAATTCCTCTGCAGTTTTGGAGGAAAAATATTGCCAAGACCAAACGATGGGAAGCTCAGATATGTTGGTGGTGACACAAGGATTGTATCTCTTGGGAAAAATGCAACCTATCTGGAGCTTCTGAAAAAAACTATGGCGATTTTTAAGTACCATCATACAATCAAGTACCAGCTTCCAGGTGAAGATCTGGATGCGCTTATATCTGTGGCTTCTGATGAAGATCTTCATCATATGCTCGAAGAATATCATGAATTAGAGAAAACTTCTCAGAGATTGAGACTTTTTCTTGTTGCTTCTGGCGATCTTGAGCGCCCGTATTCTTCAGAAGGTAGGACTGTGCAGCAAGGTGATGCCGATTGTCCATATGTTGTTGCTGTTAACGGCATGGTGGATTCTAGCCCTCATAGAAGCTATAGCAGGGAGAGCTTGGAAAGCCAGTGGGCAAATAATGTCGACAGTCCAACTCTCCAGATGGACTCCCCTACTCCTTTTCGTCATTTAGAAAATCAGAATGGAGCTGGTTCGTTAAATTCCACATGGACGCTTTCAGGCCCCAGCAGCCAGGTCTTGAGTACTCTTCAAGTACCTTCCACGACCTATGTGGCACAATCTCCGTTGTCCCTTGTTCAGTTTACAGATCCCAATGCTTCCTACATGAAAGGGTATGAAGATGTTCATTCTTCATATGCATATACAAACACTTTTCCGTATGTTATGGAGAGCCCAGCAAACGACAATCCTCGTTGTTTTGATGCTTCAGTCTATTACCATAACCAGCTTGTCGATACGTCGCCGGTGATGGAAAGCTCAAATCAAAACAGCCATATGGCACAGGCACAGGCACATGCTACTCCTCTAGTGGTATCTCACTTTCGTATGCCTAGTAAAGACTTTCAGCCTCCTTCACCATATGGTCCCAGGTTTGCTGATGCTGGGATAGGTTTTTCGAATGTGCCACCACATTCTGAGAACTTGGTCCCTTCTCAAGATAAATTATGTTTTTCTCCTGTGACTGGTGTTAATACTAACTCTTACTGGATAGAGGCCAATCGTACTCCTGGACCACAGCTAACGAATGAAGAGGGGCCAAGTGTCCCTTTAGAACAAGAGATGGAAAAGATTTCCTGGGCTTTTGCTGCAGAAAAATTACCATCCCTTGAAATGTCTGTTTCATCTCTTCAGGAAGTTGAAGAACAGAAAGCACATGAGAAAGATCAAGTAACTAGGAATGAGTATCAGGTTTTTCATGAATCTGTCAATCTTAACAAGGATTTTATCGAATGGGGGGAAGATACAATAACGCCGGTGAAGAATGATTCCCTTGATCAGGATAGGGAAAATTATGCCGCTGAGAAGAATTATGCCTTAAGTGACGAGTTTTTGGAGCACTCAAAGAATTTGCCACAAATAATCTGCCGCCCAGACTCACAACTCTCACTTCATGTCCCAAAGTCTGAGTTGCAGATGAATGGAAGCAAAAACTCTTCTTCATCATTTAGTTCTGCAGAATATCCAGCAGATTTTTGGAAAGAACTTTCTGGAAACTGCCAAATAAGTAAGAATGAGCCTGAATTTCTCATCAAGAGCCAAAAAGGACCTCATGCAACTGACTGCAACACAGCTTTCTTTGGTAGTAATGTGCTTCGTCTTGTTTCAACCAAGGGAAATAACCAGTCACAATGTGTCAATCCAGTTCTACTTCTAGATAATTCTAGTGTGGGTTTATGCTTGACAGAGCATCTCAATTTCCCAGAAACAACCGCAGACCATGCTCTGGTCGGAGAAGTCTCTTGCCAGAAGGAAATAGTGAAGAATTCTAACGAGAAACCCATGAAAAGCTCTCATGGACGCACGAAGAAGGAAATTCCCAATATAAGTTCTCTGGAGGGCTTGGATATTAGAAATGGCACCTTTGTAAACCCTCAGTACCCATATAATTGTCATAAACCTGGCAGACCGCAAGATCCAGTTAAAGTTGAAGATGTGGCTGACAGCCTGCAACACGGAATCCCGTCCTCCTCAACAAATGCCATCCTGAGACCAGATGAACACAGTGAAGCTGCTGAGTCCCCTGAAGATACACCAGGAACTGAAAGTCATCTCTCTGAATCTAACGATTAT GATGTTGAAGTTGATGAAGAAACTACAAAAGAATCATTAAGTGAAGCTGCAATCATTGAAATGGAAGCCAGTATCTACGGTTTGCAG ATTATAAGAAATACTGATCTCGAAGACCTACAAGAGTTAGGATCTGGTACCTTTGGAACTGTATTTCATGGAAAGTGGAGGGGGACAGATGTTGCAATCAAGAGAATAAAAAAGAGCTGCTTTGCTGGGAGATCTTCCGAACAAGAAAAACTG GCGAAAGATTTCTGGAGGGAGGCTAAAATTCTTTCCACACTTCACCACCCCAATATAGTAGCGTTCTATGGGGTGGTTCCTGATGGACCTGGGGGGACGTTGGCTACTGTTACTGAATACTTGGTAAACGGGTCATTACGACATGTCCTCTTGAGGAAGGATCG AGTATTGGATCAACGTAGAAAGGTTATAATTGCTTTGGATGCTGCTTTCGGCATGGAATACTTGCATTTGAAAAATATCGTTCATTTTGATTTGAAGTGTGACAACTTGCTAGTCAACTTGGGCGATCCTCACCGGCCTGTTTGCAAG gTTGGTGATTTTGGACTATCAAGAATCAAGCGGAATACTCTTGTTTCAGGAGGTGTTCGAGGAACACTTCCTTGGATGGCTCCAGAATTACTAAATGGAAACAGTAGTCGGGTTTCTGAGAAA GTAGATGTTTTCTCCTTTGGCATCGCGCTATGGGAAATTTTGACGGGAGAAGAACCTTATGTAAATATGCATTGTGGTGCCATCATAG GTGGAATTGTGAGTGACTCACTGAGGCCACCAGTGCCAGAACGATGTGATCCGGAGTGGAGAAAGCTGATGGAGCAGTGCTGGTCGCATGAGCCTGAAGCGAGGCCGCCGTTTTCGGAGATAACGAAGAGGCTGCAAGGTATGTCTAAGGCTATCCTACCAAAGAGAGCGAATAGAGTTAAGAGATGA